Sequence from the Deinococcus malanensis genome:
TGATCGTCACTCTTGCCGGCCGAGGCACCTTCGTGGCCGACCCCAGCTCTCAGGGGGCAGTGCAGGACGTCGCGGCGCTGCGCGGTCCGCTGAATGACGCACTGATGCAGGCGGCCAGGGAAGGTATTGAACCTGAGCGGGTCGTCGCACTGTTACAGGCAATGATCGCACGCGGGCACACGGCGCGCGATACGGGTGTGCAGGTTGTGCTCGTCGGTGTGCTGGATATCGCCACCCGGGCCTATGCTCAGGAACTGCAGGCTCTCCTTCGGCCGGAAGACCGCGTGAAGGCCTGCACGTTCACGCAGCTCGCCCAACCTGGCCTGGTCCAGGAGGTGCGGAGCGCGGACATCGTTCTTACCCTGGGCCACCGGCTGGCCGAAGCCCGCGCACTGCTGCCAGGTCTGGACATCCTGCCGGTTCGCGTCACCGTCTCGTTTGAGACCCGGGGGCAGCTCGCCGCCCTCCCACCAGACACGCGTCTGGCCCTCATCGCCACGTTCGACGACTTCCTCCCGACGTTCCTGACCGGCGCGCACCGGTTCGCGCCGCAGGTTCGGGATGTCCGCGCGGCCCACCTCGCGGAACACAACCTCCCTCAGCTGCTCGCGTGGTGTGACGCGGCGGTGTATGCCAGCGGCGCGGACGGAATCGTCACGGCCCTCAACCCGGGCACGTTCGCCTTTGAGTACCGTCACGCGGTTGACAGGCCTGACGTGGAGCGGACCCTTCTGCCCGTCATTGCGCAGCACCGCGCCCTGCTGCGCGAAAGGAAACGCCATGAAAATAGAAGCAATGAACTGGATGCAGGTTGAAGCGTACCTCCAGCAGGATGACCGTTGCGTCGTCCCCCTGGGCAGCACCGAACAACACGGGTTCATGAGTCTGGCCGTAGACAACATCCTGCCAGAGCGGCTGGCGGATGAGGTCGCCGGGCCGCTCGGCGTGCCGGTATTCCCCACCCTCAACTACGGCATCACGCCCTACTTCCGTGCCTACCCGGGCAGCGTGACCCTGCGCGTCCAGACGTACCTGAGTGTCGTCCGGGATGTCCTCGACAGCCTGTATGAGCAGGGGTTCCGGCGCATCCTGATTGTGAACGGCCACGGAGGGAACTCGCCCGCTCAGGGCTTCGCAGGCGAATGGTCTGCGGACCATCCCGGCGCACAGGTGCTGTTCCACAACTGGTGGAACGCGCCCAGGACCTGGCAGGAAGTGCAGCGGATCGACCCGGTTGCCTCGCACGCCTCCTGGATGGAAAACTTCCCCTGGACCCGCCTGCCCGGCGTGACCCTTCCAGACACGCAAAAACCCATGGCCGATCTGGACCGGTTAAGGCTCCTGTCGCCGGCGCAACTGCGACAGACGCTTGGCGACGGCAATTATGGGGGCCTGTACCAGCGGAGTGACGAGGACATGCTGGCGTTATGGGCCGTGGCTGTCCAGGAAACGGCAGGCCTGCTGCAGCACGGGTGGGCCCCAGCCGTCCAGGACCGGTCGGAGCCGCTGACGTGAAGCTGCTGGTGTGGGGAACAGGGGCCATCGGCGGGACGATCGGTGCCTACCTCGTCCGGGCCGGGCATGATGTCACCTTCGTGGACTGCGCTGCAGATCATGTGCGTAGCGTCCGCGAGAGCGGCCTGCACATTGAGGGACCTATCGACACGTTCACGGTACAGGCCCCGGCCTTCACGCCCGAAGAGGTCGTGGGCCGGTGGGACCATGTGCTGCTGTGCACAAAAGCGCAGGACACCGCGGGCGCTGCGGTACAGCTTGCCCTCCACGTCACCCCGGACGGCTGTGTCGTGTCGGTACAGAACGGGTTGAATCCCCTTGTCCTCAACGCCACCTTCGGGGCGGACCGGGTGCTCGGGAGCTTCGTCAACTTTGGGGCAGATTACCTGCGACCTGGCGTGGTGCACTACGCGGGGCGGGGCGTGGTCGTGGTCGGCGAGCAGGACGGTCGCCTCACGGACCGTGCGCGTGCCCTGCACGCCGTCCTGCGGGACTTCGACGAGAACGCCGTGCTCAGTGAGAACATGTACGGGTACCTGTGGAGCAAGCTTGGGTATGGTGCGCTGCTGTTCGCCACAGCCGTGACCAACGACGGCATCGCGGACGCGCTGGCGCGTCCGGAGGACCGGACGCTGTACATCGCCCTGGGACGCGAGGTGATGCGGGTTGCCCTGGCTCATCAGGTCAACCCGGAAGCCTTTAATGGCTTTGAGCCTGCCGCTTTCCTGCCTGGCGCCAGCGACGACGTGGCGCACGCCAGCATGGATGAAATGGTCGCCTTCAACCGCCGGAGTGCCAAGACGCACAGCGGGATCTGGCGTGACCTCGCCGTCCGCAAACGCCGCACAGAGGTGGACGCTCAGCTTGGCTGGGTGGTGCACTTCGGCCGGGAGCACGGTGTGCCAACCCCCATCACCGCTCGCCTCGTGGACCTGATTCACGAATTGGAGAGCGGTCAGCGTGAACTAAGCCGTGCGAACCTCGCGGAACTCCACGCGGTGATCCCGGCCGTCACTCCGGCGTCATGACCACCGCGGCAGCCGGTCTGCGCGCCCTGTTGCCAGCCGGCGACCTGACGTGTGTCGTGAGCGACGCGCTCGACCGTGGCGGGGCGCTCAGCGGCGCCTTCCGTCCTGTCTGGTCTGGTGCGAGCTGCGCCGGGGAGGCGGTCACGGTACGCACGTTCGGGACGGATCTCAGCGCCGTGTTCGACGCGATTGCGGAGGCTGCGCCGGGCAGCGTCCTGGTGATCGACTCGCACGGGATCACGGGAACCGCGTTCTGGGGGGAACGGACCACGCGCGCCGCCCTGGCACGCCGCCTCGCGGGAGTCGTGATCGACGGAGGTTGCCGGGACGTGACGGCTGTACGTCGGCTGGGCTTCCCAGTGTTCTGCACAGCCATCACGCCCAACGCGGGGTTGGCGGGAGGACGCGGCGCCGTCAACGTCCCCATTCAGGCGGGGGGCATTCCCGTGTCA
This genomic interval carries:
- a CDS encoding GntR family transcriptional regulator, giving the protein MPQDVEADTSPFTVDRTLSVPLNVQLRGQIEYGIACGELPPGARLPSVRDLVAQTGVAHVTVAHVYKDLAARGLIVTLAGRGTFVADPSSQGAVQDVAALRGPLNDALMQAAREGIEPERVVALLQAMIARGHTARDTGVQVVLVGVLDIATRAYAQELQALLRPEDRVKACTFTQLAQPGLVQEVRSADIVLTLGHRLAEARALLPGLDILPVRVTVSFETRGQLAALPPDTRLALIATFDDFLPTFLTGAHRFAPQVRDVRAAHLAEHNLPQLLAWCDAAVYASGADGIVTALNPGTFAFEYRHAVDRPDVERTLLPVIAQHRALLRERKRHENRSNELDAG
- a CDS encoding creatininase family protein, coding for MKIEAMNWMQVEAYLQQDDRCVVPLGSTEQHGFMSLAVDNILPERLADEVAGPLGVPVFPTLNYGITPYFRAYPGSVTLRVQTYLSVVRDVLDSLYEQGFRRILIVNGHGGNSPAQGFAGEWSADHPGAQVLFHNWWNAPRTWQEVQRIDPVASHASWMENFPWTRLPGVTLPDTQKPMADLDRLRLLSPAQLRQTLGDGNYGGLYQRSDEDMLALWAVAVQETAGLLQHGWAPAVQDRSEPLT
- a CDS encoding ketopantoate reductase family protein; this encodes MKLLVWGTGAIGGTIGAYLVRAGHDVTFVDCAADHVRSVRESGLHIEGPIDTFTVQAPAFTPEEVVGRWDHVLLCTKAQDTAGAAVQLALHVTPDGCVVSVQNGLNPLVLNATFGADRVLGSFVNFGADYLRPGVVHYAGRGVVVVGEQDGRLTDRARALHAVLRDFDENAVLSENMYGYLWSKLGYGALLFATAVTNDGIADALARPEDRTLYIALGREVMRVALAHQVNPEAFNGFEPAAFLPGASDDVAHASMDEMVAFNRRSAKTHSGIWRDLAVRKRRTEVDAQLGWVVHFGREHGVPTPITARLVDLIHELESGQRELSRANLAELHAVIPAVTPAS
- a CDS encoding RraA family protein is translated as MTTAAAGLRALLPAGDLTCVVSDALDRGGALSGAFRPVWSGASCAGEAVTVRTFGTDLSAVFDAIAEAAPGSVLVIDSHGITGTAFWGERTTRAALARRLAGVVIDGGCRDVTAVRRLGFPVFCTAITPNAGLAGGRGAVNVPIQAGGIPVSPGDVVVADENGVVIVPGHLAASTLERVRVLLAAEQQAFAQADRGAAAPPDGTEGEMV